A genomic region of Glycine max cultivar Williams 82 chromosome 15, Glycine_max_v4.0, whole genome shotgun sequence contains the following coding sequences:
- the LOC100787115 gene encoding U-box domain-containing protein 11: METNPRTIRSLVSKLSSVSEAARVDALSQLRLMSKQSPETRPLIADAGAIPFVAETLYCSSHPPQENAAATLLNLSITQKEPLMSTRGVLDAIAHVISHHNTTSSPAAVQSAAATIHSLLSSVDSYRPVVGSKREIVYSLIDILRCHVSSPPRTIKDSLKALFAIALHPLNRSTMINLGAVPALFSLVAKDGRVGIVEDATAVIAQVAGCEDAAEAFFKASGVGVLADLLDLATAASMRTKENAVSALLNLVRCGGDKVAADVRDAVAFGALDGIADVRDGGSGKGKNKAAELLKVLLGENNGDVVALNSDTCSSFGSSRNHDSE, from the coding sequence ATGGAGACTAATCCCCGCACGATCCGCAGCCTAGTCTCGAAGCTGAGCTCCGTTTCCGAAGCCGCCCGCGTCGACGCCCTCTCCCAACTCCGCCTCATGTCCAAACAGTCCCCCGAAACCCGCCCCCTCATCGCCGACGCCGGCGCAATCCCCTTCGTCGCCGAAACCCTCTATTGCTCTTCGCACCCCCCCCAAGAAAACGCCGCTGCCACACTCCTGAACCTCAGCATCACCCAAAAGGAGCCCCTCATGTCGACACGTGGCGTCCTCGACGCCATCGCTCACGTGATCTCTCACCACAACACCACCTCCTCCCCCGCGGCGGTCCAGTCCGCCGCCGCCACCATCCACAGCCTCCtctcctccgtggactcctacCGCCCCGTCGTCGGGTCCAAGCGCGAGATTGTCTACTCCCTCATCGACATCCTCCGCTGCCACGTCTCGTCTCCTCCTCGCACCATCAAGGACTCGTTAAAGGCCTTATTCGCCATCGCGCTTCATCCTCTTAACCGATCTACTATGATTAATCTTGGCGCGGTTCCCGCGCTTTTTTCGTTGGTTGCCAAGGACGGTAGGGTTGGGATTGTGGAGGACGCCACCGCCGTCATCGCGCAGGTCGCCGGTTGCGAGGACGCCGCCGAGGCCTTTTTTAAGGCCTCCGGAGTCGGCGTCCTCGCTGACCTCCTCGACCTTGCCACCGCCGCCAGCATGCGGACTAAAGAGAACGCCGTCTCGGCGTTGCTCAATTTGGTGCGGTGCGGCGGTGACAAGGTCGCCGCCGACGTGCGCGACGCCGTGGCGTTCGGCGCGTTGGATGGAATTGCGGATGTTAGGGACGGCGGGAGCGGCAAGGGGAAGAACAAAGCTGCGGAGTTGTTGAAGGTTTTGCTCGGTGAGAACAATGGCGATGTTGTTGCGTTGAACAGTGATACTTGTTCTTCGTTTGGTTCCTCGAGGAATCATGATTCGGAATGA